The Nocardioides pantholopis genome window below encodes:
- a CDS encoding LytR/AlgR family response regulator transcription factor, with amino-acid sequence MSGPRAGLRVLVTDDERPALDELAFLLAEDPRVAEVLTCDSATETLRILQELEVDAVFLDIQMPGLTGLELGQVLGRFRTPPPIVFVTAHEGHAVEAFELRAVDYVLKPVRSDRLAEAVRRVAGVVEGVAERAVDGDLQVPVELGGVTRFVRRSEISHVEAHGDYARLHTGDASHLVRIPLSQLEEEWGPAGFVRIHRSLLVSLAHVAEVRMEGGRCSVVVGGPGGAGAPGGTELGVSRRHTRQLRELLLHRAAP; translated from the coding sequence ATGAGCGGGCCACGGGCGGGGCTGCGGGTGCTCGTCACCGACGACGAGCGTCCCGCGCTGGACGAGCTCGCCTTCCTCCTCGCCGAGGACCCCCGGGTGGCCGAGGTGCTCACCTGCGACTCCGCGACCGAGACGCTGCGGATCCTCCAGGAGCTCGAGGTCGATGCGGTGTTCCTGGACATCCAGATGCCCGGGCTCACCGGCCTCGAGCTGGGCCAGGTGCTGGGCCGGTTCCGGACCCCGCCGCCGATCGTGTTCGTCACGGCCCACGAGGGCCACGCGGTCGAGGCGTTCGAGCTGCGCGCGGTCGACTACGTGCTGAAGCCGGTGCGCTCGGACCGGCTCGCCGAGGCGGTACGCCGCGTCGCGGGCGTGGTGGAGGGGGTGGCCGAGCGCGCCGTGGACGGCGACCTCCAGGTGCCGGTCGAGCTGGGCGGCGTCACCCGCTTCGTCCGGCGCTCGGAGATCAGCCACGTCGAGGCCCACGGCGACTACGCCCGGCTGCACACCGGCGACGCCTCGCACCTGGTCCGGATCCCGCTCTCCCAGCTCGAGGAGGAGTGGGGGCCGGCGGGCTTCGTGCGCATCCACCGCTCGCTGCTGGTGTCGCTGGCGCACGTCGCGGAGGTGCGCATGGAGGGCGGGCGGTGCTCGGTCGTCGTCGGTGGACCCGGCGGCGCCGGCGCCCCGGGCGGGACCGAGCTGGGAGTGAGCCGACGCCACACCCGCCAGCTGCGCGAGCTGCTCCTGCACCGGGCCGCCCCGTGA
- a CDS encoding glycosyltransferase family 61 protein: protein MRLPDLRRSVTGKLAGHATEAGQPSQPSQPGQPGQPGQPGEPEPGPAASALPDLLRRAEELWDDRAPGEPVLSEVAAAVESALQARPRGRAPWLIVAGGDETQQWVDLLEGQWPDAQVVAVRPDDDVSAVHVDLTIHAPFDLVVDASDTTGEEQRVLFQRTFLHLRTGGVYVARRLVPGEPDAEPGPAPGPAPDAAPDAAPAARTLPAGDALPNEGLPFEPEFDGDLWDLLSAAQAARMRQHEDHRGLGVPFRDVAGLTTILGEVSVHRQVLRVVSARRALAKLREEEVDAVLAARPRLGERLEGRPAASWESSADYRHNRPDDPYLQRRFDVPPLSLRRYNAPTCSRGQIVASKNVLLPETFRQSWMERMGNVYVVERAPLFGSVRRDISAPDDLPGAYFHFDSEWPGHYGHLLTEQTGRMWAWDRVRELEPDVKLLTTLQHDRDPVVLHPFELDVLGAFGIAEDDVHVFERPCRPERLYTATSMWSLPRHVHPDMVRSWDRIGDHLAAGAAARERPRRLFVSRRQSLKRACHNTPDVEALFAEHGFEILYPEDHPLAEQVAAFRAADVVAGFGGSGLFTLALTDTPKEVLTIGPWTYTARNEHLIAAVRGHRLTSVWSTPDLPHPPDSWTQKAFASGFTVDLDDEGRYLRDWLDTLAP from the coding sequence GTGCGCCTCCCAGACCTCCGCCGCTCCGTGACCGGCAAGCTCGCCGGTCACGCAACGGAGGCCGGCCAGCCCAGCCAGCCCAGCCAGCCGGGCCAACCAGGCCAACCAGGCCAACCAGGGGAGCCCGAGCCGGGACCGGCGGCGTCGGCCCTGCCGGACCTGCTCCGCCGGGCCGAGGAGCTCTGGGACGACCGGGCACCGGGCGAGCCGGTGCTGAGCGAGGTCGCCGCGGCCGTGGAGTCGGCGCTCCAGGCCCGGCCCCGGGGCAGGGCGCCCTGGCTGATCGTGGCCGGCGGCGACGAGACGCAGCAGTGGGTCGACCTCCTGGAGGGCCAGTGGCCAGACGCGCAGGTCGTCGCGGTCCGTCCCGACGACGACGTCTCGGCCGTGCACGTCGACCTGACCATCCATGCCCCGTTCGACCTCGTCGTGGACGCCTCCGACACGACGGGCGAGGAGCAGCGGGTGCTGTTCCAGCGCACCTTCCTGCACCTGCGCACCGGTGGCGTGTACGTCGCCCGGCGGCTGGTCCCGGGCGAGCCGGACGCCGAGCCGGGCCCGGCCCCGGGCCCGGCCCCCGACGCAGCCCCCGACGCAGCCCCCGCCGCTAGGACGCTGCCGGCCGGCGACGCGCTGCCCAACGAGGGGCTGCCCTTCGAGCCGGAGTTCGACGGCGACCTGTGGGACCTGCTCAGCGCCGCCCAGGCCGCGCGGATGCGCCAGCACGAGGACCACCGCGGGCTCGGGGTGCCCTTCCGCGACGTGGCCGGCCTGACGACGATCCTCGGCGAGGTGAGCGTGCACCGGCAGGTGCTGCGGGTCGTCTCCGCCCGCAGGGCCCTGGCCAAGCTGCGCGAGGAGGAGGTCGACGCGGTTCTCGCCGCACGACCCCGCCTCGGCGAGCGCCTCGAGGGTCGGCCTGCGGCGTCGTGGGAGTCCAGCGCCGACTACCGGCACAACCGCCCCGACGACCCCTACCTCCAGCGGCGCTTCGACGTCCCGCCGCTGAGCCTGCGCCGCTACAACGCCCCCACCTGCTCGCGCGGGCAGATCGTCGCCAGCAAGAACGTGCTGCTGCCCGAGACCTTCCGCCAGTCCTGGATGGAGCGGATGGGCAACGTGTACGTCGTGGAGCGGGCGCCGCTGTTCGGCTCGGTGCGCCGTGACATCAGCGCCCCCGACGACCTGCCCGGGGCGTACTTCCACTTCGACTCCGAGTGGCCCGGCCACTACGGGCACCTCCTCACCGAGCAGACCGGGCGGATGTGGGCCTGGGACCGGGTCCGGGAGCTGGAGCCGGACGTCAAGCTGCTCACCACCCTCCAGCACGACCGCGACCCGGTGGTGCTGCACCCGTTCGAGCTCGACGTCCTGGGCGCCTTCGGCATCGCCGAGGACGACGTGCACGTCTTCGAGCGCCCCTGCCGCCCCGAGCGGCTCTACACCGCCACCAGCATGTGGTCGCTGCCGCGCCACGTCCATCCGGACATGGTGCGGAGCTGGGACCGGATCGGGGACCATCTCGCGGCCGGGGCCGCGGCCCGGGAGCGGCCGCGCCGGCTCTTCGTCTCCCGACGCCAGAGCCTCAAGCGCGCCTGCCACAACACCCCCGACGTCGAGGCGCTGTTCGCCGAGCACGGCTTCGAGATCCTCTATCCCGAGGACCACCCGCTGGCGGAGCAGGTGGCGGCGTTCCGGGCGGCCGACGTGGTCGCCGGGTTCGGCGGGAGCGGGCTGTTCACGCTCGCGCTGACCGACACCCCCAAGGAGGTGCTCACGATCGGGCCGTGGACCTACACCGCCCGCAACGAGCACCTGATCGCCGCGGTCCGCGGGCACCGGCTCACCTCGGTCTGGAGCACCCCGGACCTGCCCCACCCGCCCGACTCGTGGACCCAGAAGGCCTTCGCGTCCGGGTTCACGGTCGACCTCGACGACGAGGGCCGCTACCTGCGGGACTGGCTCGACACGCTGGCGCCGTAG
- a CDS encoding sensor histidine kinase: MRRGWRRRHLGTEADRATFRTLHTASQASPALRAGLTRESAERSIRHLRALLGTPALALTDTAGLLAWDGLGQHHAPQIPALAAATVEAGAARSFDRGDLPCLEPGCDVRTVIATPLVVDERVVGTLQAFAAYPTAGLARATDEVAQWVSGQLELAELDASRTRVMEAEVRALRAQISPHFIYNSLGAIASFVRTDPDRARELLLEFADFTRYSFRRHGEYTTLAEELRSVERYLLLEQARFGDRLQVTLSVAPEVLPVAVPFLCIQPLVENAVRHGLERSDRGGHIRIVARDRGQECEIEVEDDGIGEDPEKVRRALAGDAALDSVGLGNVDARLRNAYGDEHGLVVETAPRAGTRVVVRVPKFAPGVQV; the protein is encoded by the coding sequence ATGAGGCGCGGATGGCGCAGGAGACACCTGGGCACCGAGGCTGACCGGGCCACGTTCCGCACCCTCCACACCGCCTCCCAGGCGAGCCCGGCACTGCGGGCCGGGCTGACCCGGGAGAGCGCGGAGCGCTCGATCCGGCACCTGCGCGCCCTGCTCGGCACGCCCGCGCTGGCCCTCACCGACACCGCCGGCCTGCTCGCCTGGGACGGGCTCGGCCAGCACCACGCCCCGCAGATCCCAGCACTCGCCGCGGCGACGGTGGAGGCCGGCGCCGCGCGCAGCTTCGACCGGGGCGACCTGCCGTGCCTGGAGCCGGGCTGCGACGTGCGCACGGTGATCGCGACCCCGCTGGTCGTCGACGAGCGCGTGGTCGGCACCCTGCAGGCGTTCGCGGCGTACCCGACTGCCGGGCTGGCCCGCGCCACCGACGAGGTCGCCCAGTGGGTCTCGGGCCAGCTCGAGCTCGCCGAGCTCGACGCCTCGCGGACCCGGGTGATGGAGGCCGAGGTGCGGGCCCTGCGGGCCCAGATCAGCCCGCACTTCATCTACAACTCGCTCGGCGCGATCGCCAGCTTCGTGCGTACCGACCCCGACCGGGCCCGCGAGCTGCTGCTGGAGTTCGCGGACTTCACCCGCTACTCCTTCCGCCGGCACGGCGAGTACACGACGCTGGCCGAGGAGCTGCGCTCGGTCGAGCGCTACCTGCTCCTGGAGCAGGCCCGCTTCGGCGACCGGCTCCAGGTGACGCTGAGCGTGGCGCCCGAGGTGCTGCCGGTCGCGGTGCCGTTCCTGTGCATCCAGCCGCTGGTCGAGAACGCCGTGCGCCACGGGCTGGAGCGCAGCGACCGCGGCGGCCACATCCGCATCGTCGCCCGCGACCGCGGCCAGGAGTGCGAGATCGAGGTCGAGGACGACGGGATCGGCGAGGACCCCGAGAAGGTACGCCGGGCGCTGGCCGGCGACGCGGCGCTGGACTCGGTGGGGCTCGGCAACGTCGACGCCCGGCTGCGCAACGCCTACGGCGACGAGCACGGCCTGGTGGTCGAGACCGCTCCCCGTGCGGGCACCCGTGTAGTCGTCAGGGTGCCGAAGTTCGCCCCGGGCGTCCAGGTCTGA
- a CDS encoding DUF1360 domain-containing protein, with the protein MSDSPRDPHRIAGYLGSLGTFTTGIAATVLVARRRGKTWPERYAVTDLVLGAVATHKFARVLTKEGVTTPLRAPFTEFVGEGGSAEVTEKPKHGAAHVPGELLTCPFCMAPWIAATYTAGLALAPGPARAWAAVFGMVAGSDFLQHVYARTRED; encoded by the coding sequence ATGAGTGACTCCCCACGCGACCCGCACCGCATCGCCGGCTACCTCGGCAGCCTCGGCACCTTCACCACGGGCATCGCGGCCACGGTGCTGGTCGCCCGCCGCCGTGGCAAGACCTGGCCGGAGCGGTACGCCGTCACCGACCTGGTGCTCGGTGCGGTCGCGACCCACAAGTTCGCGCGGGTGCTCACCAAGGAGGGCGTGACCACGCCGCTACGGGCCCCGTTCACGGAGTTCGTCGGGGAGGGCGGCTCGGCCGAGGTCACCGAGAAGCCGAAGCACGGTGCGGCGCACGTCCCGGGGGAGCTGCTGACCTGCCCGTTCTGCATGGCCCCGTGGATCGCCGCGACGTACACCGCCGGGCTGGCGCTCGCGCCGGGACCGGCCCGCGCGTGGGCAGCCGTCTTCGGGATGGTCGCCGGCTCGGACTTCCTCCAGCACGTCTACGCGCGCACCCGGGAGGACTGA
- a CDS encoding class I SAM-dependent methyltransferase, whose protein sequence is MSDHSRPDRARSFGAVASAYDRGRPAYPREAAAWLAGERPVSVLELGAGTGKLTGHLVALGHDVHATDPDPAMLDQLARSVPGVRAAAAAAEELPLPDRSVDVVVSAQAYHWFDHERALPEITRVLRPGGHLALVWNFADLRIPWVRRLARILGDEDQREDLIEPLTASAAFAPVDEETFKHWQRVDRDTVQDLALSRSAIATLAEEERAAKLAEVLAFYDDYGRGMDGMQLPYTARCYRARVRDEALAPPRPPEAAAATQTVRGLDEPTPMETTSDGTDTDMLLIDFR, encoded by the coding sequence ATGAGCGACCACTCCCGGCCCGACCGCGCCCGTTCCTTCGGCGCCGTGGCCTCGGCCTATGACCGGGGCCGGCCGGCGTACCCCCGCGAGGCAGCAGCGTGGCTGGCCGGCGAGCGCCCGGTCTCGGTGCTCGAGCTCGGGGCCGGCACCGGCAAGCTCACCGGGCACCTGGTCGCGCTGGGTCACGACGTGCACGCGACCGACCCCGACCCCGCCATGCTCGACCAGCTCGCGCGGTCGGTGCCCGGGGTCCGGGCCGCGGCGGCCGCCGCGGAGGAGCTGCCCCTCCCGGACCGCTCGGTGGACGTCGTCGTGTCCGCGCAGGCGTACCACTGGTTCGACCACGAGCGGGCGCTGCCGGAGATCACCCGGGTGCTGCGCCCCGGCGGGCATCTGGCGCTGGTCTGGAACTTCGCCGACCTGCGCATCCCGTGGGTGCGGCGGCTCGCCCGGATCCTCGGCGACGAGGACCAGCGCGAGGACCTGATCGAGCCCCTGACCGCCTCCGCCGCCTTCGCGCCCGTCGACGAGGAGACGTTCAAGCACTGGCAGCGGGTGGACCGGGACACCGTCCAGGACCTCGCCCTCTCCCGCTCGGCGATCGCCACCCTGGCGGAGGAGGAGCGCGCGGCGAAGCTCGCCGAGGTGCTCGCCTTCTACGACGACTACGGGCGTGGCATGGACGGCATGCAGCTGCCCTACACCGCCCGCTGCTACCGGGCCCGGGTCCGCGACGAGGCGCTCGCCCCGCCGCGGCCACCGGAGGCGGCAGCCGCCACGCAGACCGTGCGCGGCCTGGACGAGCCGACGCCGATGGAGACGACCTCCGACGGCACCGACACCGACATGCTGCTCATCGACTTCCGCTGA
- a CDS encoding Fic family protein, with protein MTVDPLARLVSLEGVPSAFAAARDGIDVMLRDRGLRRTSPETTAESLLRGAHASAVLEGSTATLAEVRAGTGDAVAADAVRVSAALLAEVPTLRRSPLQALARVHALAGATSLPEDRLGRPRDAASAERLQELATILTAPTQAPALIVAAVLHAELATAAPFASHNGMVARAAERLVLVSRAVDEKSLVVPEAGHLALRAAYESNLRGYAEGGRAGVHAWLLYAAEAYAAGAEASPLRRPAE; from the coding sequence GTGACCGTCGATCCACTTGCCCGGCTGGTGTCGCTCGAGGGCGTCCCCAGTGCCTTCGCCGCAGCGCGGGACGGCATCGACGTGATGCTGCGCGACCGCGGCCTGCGGCGTACCTCCCCGGAGACGACAGCCGAGTCGCTGCTCCGCGGCGCCCACGCCAGCGCCGTGCTGGAGGGCTCCACCGCCACCCTCGCCGAGGTCCGGGCCGGCACCGGCGACGCGGTGGCCGCGGATGCGGTGCGGGTCTCGGCGGCGCTGCTGGCCGAGGTGCCGACGCTGCGGCGCTCCCCGCTCCAGGCGCTCGCGCGGGTGCACGCACTGGCGGGCGCCACGTCGCTGCCCGAGGACCGCCTCGGCCGGCCCCGCGACGCGGCCTCGGCCGAGCGGCTCCAGGAGCTGGCCACGATCCTGACCGCGCCCACGCAGGCGCCGGCCCTGATCGTCGCCGCGGTCCTGCACGCCGAGCTCGCCACGGCCGCGCCGTTCGCCTCGCACAACGGCATGGTGGCCCGAGCCGCGGAGCGGCTGGTGCTGGTCTCCCGGGCGGTGGACGAGAAGTCGCTGGTGGTGCCCGAGGCCGGTCACCTGGCGCTGCGCGCGGCGTACGAGTCGAACCTGCGCGGCTACGCCGAGGGCGGGCGGGCCGGCGTCCACGCGTGGCTGCTCTACGCCGCCGAGGCGTACGCCGCCGGGGCCGAGGCGAGCCCGCTGCGCCGCCCCGCGGAGTAG
- a CDS encoding HAD family hydrolase, with protein sequence MASRPTAAFFDLDKTIIAKSSTLAFSRPFQAGGLISRRAVLRSTYAQFVYLVGGADHDQMEKMRQFMSQLCAGWDVATVKEIVAETLHHIVDPLVYDEAVSLIEEHRLAGRDVVIVSASGSEVVEPIGAMLGADRVIATRMEVEDGRYTGGIAFYAYAEEKARAIRELADEAGYDLAECYAYSDSVTDAPMLGAVGHPYAVNPDRDLRRLAAAKGWPVLVFNRPIALRSRVLPAGRPTLAALAVGGAVAVGGMLWASARKRRLEA encoded by the coding sequence ATGGCGTCCCGCCCCACTGCGGCCTTCTTCGACCTCGACAAGACGATCATCGCGAAATCGAGCACGCTGGCGTTCAGCCGGCCCTTCCAGGCCGGCGGCCTGATCTCTCGCCGCGCGGTGCTGCGCTCGACGTACGCCCAGTTCGTCTACCTGGTCGGCGGCGCGGACCACGACCAGATGGAGAAGATGCGCCAGTTCATGTCACAGCTGTGCGCCGGCTGGGACGTGGCCACCGTCAAGGAGATCGTCGCCGAGACCCTGCACCACATCGTCGACCCGCTGGTCTACGACGAGGCGGTCTCGCTGATCGAGGAGCACCGGCTCGCCGGCCGCGACGTCGTCATCGTCTCGGCGTCCGGAAGCGAGGTGGTCGAGCCGATCGGCGCGATGCTCGGCGCGGACCGGGTCATCGCGACCCGCATGGAGGTCGAGGACGGCCGCTACACCGGCGGCATCGCGTTCTACGCCTACGCCGAGGAGAAGGCCCGCGCGATCCGCGAGCTGGCCGACGAGGCCGGCTACGACCTCGCCGAGTGCTACGCCTACAGCGACTCGGTCACGGACGCCCCGATGCTCGGGGCAGTCGGGCACCCCTACGCCGTGAACCCGGACCGCGACCTGCGTCGCCTCGCCGCTGCGAAGGGCTGGCCGGTCCTGGTCTTCAACCGCCCCATCGCCCTGCGCAGCCGGGTCCTCCCGGCGGGCCGGCCCACGCTCGCGGCGCTCGCCGTCGGCGGGGCCGTGGCGGTCGGCGGCATGCTCTGGGCCAGCGCCCGCAAGCGCCGGCTCGAGGCCTGA
- the ssd gene encoding septum site-determining protein Ssd, whose product MRTPLLITADESLLDELLRLAAAAGVTPDVAHDAAAALRGWAAAPLVLLGADLAAPVARLAPGRRPGVHVVAWGESPDELFRLALAVGAENVAELPRSDGWLTDLLTDLGDSGRARGFTVGVLGGSGGAGATTFACALGQVAARSGPAVVIDADPLGPGVDRVLGLEGEEGVRWDALCQTTGRLGARSLRDALPRRGDLGALTWYAGASEPLPADAVREVLSAAQRGHDVVVVDLPRAADPVVEEVTARCDLVLVVVTPGLAGLASAARLCARLPDRSGVRLVVRGPAPDPREVARLTGVGVLVTMADQRGLAESIGLGLGPVRSRRGPLARAVGEVLARVAVSRAAA is encoded by the coding sequence ATGCGCACGCCCCTCCTCATCACCGCCGACGAGTCGCTCCTCGACGAGCTGCTCCGCCTGGCTGCGGCCGCCGGGGTCACCCCGGACGTCGCCCACGACGCCGCGGCCGCCCTGCGGGGCTGGGCGGCGGCGCCCCTGGTCCTGCTCGGCGCCGACCTCGCGGCCCCGGTGGCCCGGCTCGCGCCGGGCCGGCGCCCGGGGGTGCACGTGGTCGCCTGGGGCGAGTCCCCCGACGAGCTGTTCCGGCTGGCCCTCGCGGTCGGTGCGGAGAACGTCGCCGAGCTGCCCCGCTCCGACGGCTGGCTCACCGACCTGCTCACCGACCTGGGAGACAGCGGCCGGGCGCGAGGCTTCACGGTGGGGGTCCTGGGTGGCTCCGGCGGCGCCGGGGCGACGACGTTCGCGTGCGCGCTCGGTCAGGTCGCGGCCCGGTCCGGGCCGGCGGTGGTGATCGACGCCGACCCGCTCGGTCCCGGCGTGGACCGGGTGCTCGGCCTCGAGGGCGAGGAGGGGGTCCGCTGGGACGCGCTGTGCCAGACCACCGGGCGGCTGGGCGCCCGGTCGCTGCGCGACGCGCTGCCCCGGCGCGGCGACCTCGGAGCCCTCACCTGGTACGCCGGAGCCAGCGAGCCGCTGCCGGCGGACGCCGTCCGGGAGGTGCTCTCGGCGGCCCAGCGTGGCCACGACGTCGTCGTCGTGGACCTGCCCCGGGCGGCGGACCCCGTGGTCGAGGAGGTGACGGCCCGGTGCGACCTGGTGCTCGTGGTGGTCACGCCCGGCCTGGCCGGTCTCGCGTCCGCCGCCCGGCTGTGCGCCCGCCTTCCGGACCGCAGCGGGGTCCGGCTGGTGGTCCGGGGCCCGGCGCCGGACCCCCGTGAGGTCGCCCGGCTGACCGGGGTGGGGGTCCTGGTGACGATGGCGGACCAGCGCGGTCTGGCGGAGTCGATCGGGCTCGGCCTGGGGCCGGTGCGGTCGCGGCGCGGCCCGTTGGCCCGGGCCGTCGGCGAGGTGCTCGCGCGGGTCGCGGTGAGCCGGGCCGCCGCGTGA
- a CDS encoding TadA family conjugal transfer-associated ATPase has translation MSATTDPAPGLPAGTLDAVRDRLAAHPGPVTPHRVAEALREAGRPVGDATVLAVYESLRRDIVGAGPLEPLLRLPDVTDVLVNGPEEVYLDRGRGLERTGTTFPDEAAVRRLAQRLAAAAGRRLDDAAPHADLRLADGTRFHAVLAPVSRPGTALSLRVPRRQHFSLADLVAAGGLSREGARLLEAVLAARLAFLVSGGTGSGKTTLLSALLSAVPATERLVVVEDASELRPEHPHVVGLEGRPPNIEGAGAIDVRTLVRQALRMRPDRLVVGEVRGAEVVDLLAALNTGHEGGCGTLHANSAADVPARVEALALAAGLDRAAAHSQLASGVDLVLHVVRGRDGARRLREVAAPEREPTGLVRMVTAVEFDSAGRSRTGPAADRLDALLDRRAG, from the coding sequence GTGAGCGCCACCACGGACCCGGCCCCGGGGCTGCCGGCCGGCACGCTCGACGCCGTCCGCGACCGCCTCGCCGCCCATCCGGGCCCGGTGACCCCGCACCGGGTGGCCGAGGCGCTGCGGGAGGCGGGCCGCCCGGTGGGCGACGCCACGGTGCTGGCCGTCTACGAGTCGCTGCGCCGCGACATCGTCGGCGCGGGTCCGCTGGAGCCGCTGCTGCGGCTGCCGGACGTGACCGACGTCCTGGTCAACGGGCCCGAGGAGGTCTATCTCGACCGCGGCCGCGGCCTGGAGCGCACCGGGACGACGTTTCCCGACGAGGCCGCGGTCCGCCGCCTCGCCCAGCGCCTGGCGGCCGCTGCCGGCCGACGCCTCGACGACGCCGCCCCGCACGCCGACCTGCGACTCGCCGACGGCACCCGCTTCCACGCGGTGCTGGCCCCGGTCTCCCGGCCCGGAACGGCCCTGTCCCTGCGGGTGCCCCGGCGCCAGCACTTCTCGCTGGCCGACCTGGTCGCCGCCGGCGGGCTGAGCCGCGAGGGCGCCCGCCTGCTCGAGGCGGTGCTGGCCGCGCGCCTGGCCTTCCTGGTGAGCGGCGGCACCGGCAGCGGCAAGACCACCCTGCTCTCGGCACTGCTGTCCGCGGTGCCCGCGACGGAGCGGCTGGTCGTGGTCGAGGACGCCTCCGAGCTGCGGCCGGAGCACCCGCACGTCGTCGGCCTGGAGGGGCGGCCGCCCAACATCGAGGGCGCCGGCGCCATCGACGTGCGCACGCTGGTCCGGCAGGCGCTGCGGATGCGTCCGGACCGGCTCGTGGTGGGTGAGGTGCGCGGTGCGGAGGTGGTGGACCTGCTCGCGGCGCTCAACACCGGCCACGAGGGCGGCTGCGGGACCTTGCACGCCAACTCCGCGGCCGACGTGCCGGCGCGGGTCGAGGCGCTGGCGCTGGCCGCCGGGCTCGACCGGGCCGCCGCTCACAGCCAGCTCGCGTCCGGGGTGGACCTGGTGCTGCACGTGGTGCGGGGCCGCGACGGCGCCCGCCGGCTCCGGGAGGTCGCGGCCCCGGAGCGGGAGCCGACCGGCCTGGTCCGGATGGTCACGGCCGTCGAGTTCGACTCCGCCGGCCGCAGCCGCACCGGTCCCGCGGCCGACCGGCTGGACGCGCTGCTGGACCGGCGAGCCGGATGA
- a CDS encoding type II secretion system F family protein, with amino-acid sequence MTESMTQSMAGRMAEPAALVAAVCAAGAVLLMFPSSRSGPRRRLPGAGPPVLVGAVGAVLVLGDATGQRAALVLVAAGALAGALALWRQRAARMEAEHVGGRVLETCEQLAAELSVGQPPGLALRRAAALWPPVRPAAEAFRVGADVPDALRQTARAPGAGDLRLVAAAWQVSHRTGQGLAEAVDRVAVELRAARATRRVVAGELASARATARLVAGLPVLALAMGSGAGGDPWGFLLGSPAGLACLAGGAGFALTGLAWIEAIARDVDRAR; translated from the coding sequence ATGACCGAGAGCATGACCCAGAGCATGGCCGGGAGAATGGCCGAGCCCGCCGCGCTGGTCGCGGCCGTTTGCGCGGCGGGAGCCGTGCTCCTGATGTTCCCGTCGAGCCGGTCGGGACCTCGCCGTCGCCTGCCCGGGGCAGGCCCGCCCGTGCTGGTCGGTGCCGTCGGGGCGGTGCTGGTACTGGGCGATGCGACCGGTCAGCGGGCCGCCCTCGTCCTGGTGGCCGCGGGAGCGCTGGCCGGCGCCCTGGCGCTGTGGCGTCAGCGTGCCGCCCGGATGGAGGCCGAGCACGTCGGCGGCCGGGTGCTGGAGACCTGCGAGCAGCTCGCGGCCGAGCTCTCGGTGGGCCAGCCGCCCGGGCTCGCGCTGCGGCGCGCCGCCGCGCTGTGGCCGCCCGTGCGGCCCGCGGCCGAGGCGTTCCGGGTGGGCGCGGACGTGCCCGACGCACTGCGGCAGACGGCGCGAGCGCCGGGGGCGGGGGACCTGCGACTGGTGGCGGCCGCCTGGCAGGTCTCGCACCGCACCGGGCAGGGGCTCGCGGAGGCGGTCGACCGGGTGGCGGTCGAGCTCCGCGCCGCCCGCGCCACCCGGCGCGTCGTCGCCGGTGAGCTGGCCTCGGCCCGGGCCACCGCCCGCCTGGTGGCCGGCCTGCCGGTACTGGCGCTGGCCATGGGCTCGGGGGCCGGAGGCGACCCCTGGGGGTTCCTGCTCGGCTCGCCGGCCGGGCTGGCCTGCCTCGCCGGCGGCGCCGGGTTCGCACTCACCGGGCTGGCCTGGATCGAGGCGATCGCCCGCGACGTGGACCGCGCCCGGTGA
- a CDS encoding type II secretion system F family protein, whose protein sequence is MSPGAALVLAALAAGGALALALPGRSGDLPPRAFPPGPAGATGSAGHGARRGDDQGWMLRYRPLWSALAGLGALTFLGGPAGVVAAPVTGAVVWVAVGRAEPPAQRRRREAVRADLPHVVGLLAAALRAGTAPGAAVAAVGAALPGAAADRLAPVAARLAVGVDPGQVWAELAEDPVLAPLGRTMARAQATGAPVVRSVERLAEELAQTARADVEDRARAVGVRAALPLGLCLLPAFVLVGIVPLVAGMLGTLGL, encoded by the coding sequence GTGAGCCCGGGCGCCGCGCTCGTCCTGGCCGCCCTCGCGGCCGGGGGAGCGCTGGCCCTGGCCCTGCCCGGCCGATCGGGCGACCTGCCGCCCCGCGCCTTCCCGCCGGGTCCCGCCGGAGCCACGGGCTCTGCGGGGCACGGGGCCCGCCGTGGCGACGACCAGGGCTGGATGCTGCGCTACCGCCCGCTGTGGTCGGCGCTCGCCGGCCTCGGCGCGCTCACCTTCCTCGGCGGCCCGGCGGGGGTGGTGGCGGCTCCGGTGACCGGGGCGGTGGTCTGGGTGGCGGTCGGCCGCGCCGAGCCACCGGCGCAGCGTCGCCGTCGGGAGGCGGTCCGCGCGGACCTGCCGCACGTGGTCGGTCTGCTCGCTGCCGCGCTGCGCGCCGGCACCGCGCCGGGGGCTGCGGTCGCCGCCGTCGGCGCGGCCCTGCCCGGCGCCGCCGCGGACCGGCTCGCGCCCGTGGCGGCCCGGCTCGCGGTGGGGGTCGATCCGGGCCAGGTCTGGGCCGAGCTGGCCGAGGACCCGGTCCTGGCACCGCTCGGCCGGACCATGGCCCGGGCCCAGGCGACCGGAGCTCCGGTGGTCCGCTCCGTGGAACGGCTGGCCGAGGAGCTGGCGCAGACGGCCCGGGCCGACGTCGAGGACCGGGCCCGCGCCGTCGGCGTCCGGGCCGCGCTGCCGCTGGGGCTGTGCCTGCTGCCCGCCTTCGTGCTCGTGGGGATCGTGCCGCTGGTCGCCGGGATGCTCGGCACCCTCGGCCTGTGA